Proteins found in one Manduca sexta isolate Smith_Timp_Sample1 chromosome 8, JHU_Msex_v1.0, whole genome shotgun sequence genomic segment:
- the LOC115446485 gene encoding odorant receptor 33a-like: protein MPPSLQRLHRPLTVVDSTWRLQALLHYFLPFIVKMSSVDFTRHISLQIKSLKLFGLWFYIPYPMKSWKFWLGVLTRAILGIIMFIIPTGGQIVYLIRLVLSGKVEIQEIAGIMNLVLTEMLASCRLLDLCLRRELFRELTNQLNSKEFCFTNRNDILEKAVNISRYLFWIFLFSCSCDVAVHVLVVPGLHKFETLPLKMDLIFFDVNEAPYFKYICVYQIIYKPTMVVTYIAVQTLPWATMCFVSSQLDVLIYNFENMKGLIKATMAERQCDENEAFKEVFRGCVLHHCSIMRFLKLLQSTFGGQLTSNLFLNACIICSTSVQIFSIESPLKNITEVAWVLAYLSIFICMLFIDCYFGNTITVKCAHVPTAVISCPWLKLPKELKRNVVIFIARAQQPVIITAAMLVPVSLETFTKVMNWTYKAFAVMNQMKN from the exons TTTCATCGTCAAAATGTCTTCAGTCGACTTCACGCGACACATATCTTTACAAATTAAGTCGTTGAAATTATTCGGACTTTGGTTTTACATACCATATCCTATGAAATCTTGGAAATTCTGGTTGGGAGTACTTACTAGGGCCATACTTGGCATCATAATGTTCATAATACCCACGGGAGGGCAAATCGTGTATTTAATACGATTGGTTCTGTCAGGAAAGGTGGAAATCCAGGAAATTGCCGGAAT AATGAATTTAGTACTCACAGAAATGCTGGCCTCCTGCAGGCTTCTGGATTTATGCCTGCGCAGGGAATTATTTAGAGAACTGACGAATCAATTAAATAGCAaggaattttgttttacaaaccGTAATGACATTTTGGAAAAAGCCGTGAACATCTCCCGATATctgttttggatttttttgtttagcTGCAGTTGTGATGTTGCag TTCATGTATTAGTCGTACCAGGACTACACAAATTCGAAACTTTGCCTTTAAAGATGGATCTTATATTCTTCGATGTTAATGAGGCGccgtattttaaatacatttgcgTTTATCAG ATTATCTACAAACCTACGATGGTGGTGACCTATATCGCGGTACAAACTCTACCCTGGGCTACTATGTGTTTCGTCA GCAGCCAATTggacgttttaatttataactttgaaAATATGAAAGGACTCATTAAAGCCACTATGGCTGAAAGGCAGTGCGATGAAAATGAAGCTTTTAAGGAGGTATTCAGGGGATGCGTCCTTCATCATTGCTCTATTATGAG ATTCCTGAAATTGCTTCAATCAACGTTTGGAGGGCAATTGACATCGAATCTATTTCTAAATGCCTGCATCATTTGTAGTACAtcagtacaaatattttca ATCGAATCACCTTTGAAGAATATTACGGAAGTGGCTTGGGTGCTGGCATATCTATCAATATTCATCTGTATGCTCTTTATTGACTGCTATTTTGGGAACACTATTACAGTCAAG TGCGCGCACGTGCCAACAGCAGTAATATCTTGTCCATGGCTGAAATTACCAAAAGAACTAAAACGGAACGTAGTTATATTCATAGCGAGGGCGCAGCAGCCAGTAATTATAACGGCAGCCATGCTCGTGCCAGTATCACTGGAAACATTCACAAAG gtaatgAACTGGACGTACAAAGCCTTCGCTGTGATGAatcaaatgaaaaattaa